A window of the Proteus terrae subsp. cibarius genome harbors these coding sequences:
- the psiE gene encoding phosphate-starvation-inducible protein PsiE: protein MRKSSEDLLKCIATILQWVLNIGLLILAIVLVSFLIKETYVIASLLFNLGAEESSYQLLEGILIYFLYFEFIALIVKYFLSGGHFPLRYFIYIGITAIVRLIIVEHKDSVDTLIQSGAILLLVIALFIANTEKLKRT, encoded by the coding sequence ATGAGAAAATCAAGCGAAGACTTACTGAAATGTATTGCCACTATATTACAGTGGGTGCTTAATATTGGATTACTTATTTTAGCGATTGTATTGGTTAGTTTTCTTATCAAAGAAACTTACGTAATTGCTTCATTATTATTTAATTTAGGTGCAGAAGAGTCGTCTTATCAATTGCTAGAAGGTATTTTGATCTACTTTCTTTATTTTGAGTTTATTGCGCTTATTGTTAAGTATTTTTTATCTGGTGGGCATTTCCCTCTTAGATATTTTATTTATATTGGAATAACGGCAATCGTACGTTTAATTATTGTTGAGCATAAAGACTCTGTTGATACGCTAATTCAATCAGGTGCAATTTTGCTGTTAGTTATTGCGTTATTTATCGCTAACACTGAAAAACTTAAGCGAACTTGA
- a CDS encoding universal stress protein, which yields MANKYLVAIDLLEDSRIQRMIEDIHFLARKPENYFHFITVMPNLRSLEAYGLNCDSRSVVEKKQQALVLLTEKLEQCVKQQFNLPKEQYQCHAVIGTPNYNILELAEKIDADTLIIGSSSRNKRNILLGSTADYIVNNTSRSVMVIRK from the coding sequence ATGGCTAACAAATACCTCGTTGCAATTGATTTATTAGAAGATAGCAGAATTCAGCGCATGATCGAAGATATTCACTTCCTAGCTAGGAAACCAGAAAATTATTTCCATTTCATTACAGTTATGCCTAATTTACGTTCTTTAGAAGCTTATGGACTTAATTGTGATAGCAGATCTGTCGTTGAGAAAAAGCAACAAGCTTTAGTTCTATTAACTGAAAAATTAGAACAATGTGTAAAACAACAATTTAATTTACCCAAAGAACAATACCAATGTCATGCCGTTATTGGTACGCCTAATTACAATATTCTAGAATTAGCAGAAAAAATTGATGCAGATACCCTTATTATAGGTTCCAGCTCACGCAATAAACGCAATATATTGCTGGGTTCTACGGCAGATTATATAGTGAATAATACGTCACGTTCAGTAATGGTCATCCGCAAGTAA
- a CDS encoding GrpB family protein, producing the protein MNQDLKQKICTFEEGSPDENPWVNGKPTPSMIKIEPYNELWVTLFNQQKENITQKLKDKCLAIEHIGSTAVPGLDAKPIIDIDLIVADPADEPRYIPWLNQLGYELTVREPSWYQHRMLKLETPKVNLHIFAPNCPEHLRHILFRDWLITHKEDRELYIDAKLSAKEDVENVHQYNQKKDHVVKVIYQRIFDSL; encoded by the coding sequence ATGAATCAAGATCTAAAACAGAAAATCTGTACATTTGAAGAAGGTTCCCCTGATGAAAATCCGTGGGTAAATGGAAAACCAACACCAAGTATGATAAAGATTGAGCCCTATAATGAATTATGGGTAACATTATTTAATCAACAAAAAGAAAATATTACCCAAAAATTAAAAGATAAATGTTTAGCCATTGAGCATATTGGCTCAACAGCAGTACCTGGATTAGATGCAAAACCGATCATTGATATTGACTTAATTGTTGCAGATCCTGCTGATGAGCCCCGCTATATTCCTTGGTTAAATCAGTTAGGCTATGAACTTACAGTAAGAGAACCTTCTTGGTATCAACATCGTATGTTGAAACTAGAAACACCCAAAGTGAACCTACATATATTTGCACCTAATTGTCCTGAACATCTTAGACATATTTTATTTAGAGATTGGTTAATTACCCATAAAGAAGATAGAGAGTTATATATCGATGCAAAACTCAGTGCAAAAGAAGATGTTGAAAATGTACATCAATATAACCAGAAAAAAGATCACGTTGTAAAAGTTATTTATCAGCGAATTTTTGATTCACTTTAA